A region of Rhodanobacteraceae bacterium DNA encodes the following proteins:
- a CDS encoding rhomboid family serine protease — protein MFVDVPSRQRPHPRWVTPALVVSCVACYLWLMLSPPAMRYVVLGDWGTVPAHLFRGRETLHGWLWLRPFTSLFMHADWMHLLGNMLFLVIFGLPAERALGSRRFLALFLVGGAFANLVGAWTLSGQLRPIIGCSGAVSATLGAYLALFPRAHLGLVLPLGLYFQFIRVPAALLIGMWVLLQLLFTWAGPGFGTVVWWAHLAGFGFGIVFAVIARGAVERRLRQRSY, from the coding sequence ATGTTCGTGGACGTCCCCAGCCGTCAGCGTCCGCACCCGCGCTGGGTCACCCCGGCGCTGGTGGTGTCGTGCGTCGCCTGTTACCTGTGGCTGATGTTGTCGCCGCCGGCGATGCGCTACGTGGTACTGGGCGATTGGGGCACGGTGCCCGCGCACTTGTTCCGCGGCCGGGAAACCCTGCACGGCTGGTTGTGGCTGAGGCCGTTCACCTCGCTGTTCATGCACGCTGACTGGATGCACCTGCTCGGCAACATGCTGTTCCTGGTGATCTTCGGATTGCCGGCCGAACGCGCGCTGGGTTCGCGGCGGTTCCTCGCGCTGTTCCTGGTCGGCGGCGCGTTCGCCAACCTCGTGGGCGCGTGGACGTTGTCCGGACAATTGCGGCCGATCATCGGCTGCAGCGGCGCGGTGTCCGCCACGCTGGGCGCTTACCTCGCACTATTTCCGCGCGCGCACCTGGGCCTGGTGCTGCCGTTGGGCCTGTACTTCCAGTTCATCCGCGTGCCCGCGGCCCTGCTGATCGGGATGTGGGTGCTGCTGCAACTGCTGTTCACCTGGGCGGGACCGGGTTTCGGCACCGTGGTGTGGTGGGCGCACCTGGCCGGGTTCGGATTCGGCATCGTGTTCGCGGTGATTGCGCGCGGCGCCGTGGAGCGGCGGTTGCGCCAGCGGAGCTATTGA
- a CDS encoding Glycyl-tRNA synthetase alpha chain, translated as MAGPTFQDVIRTLNNYWADQGCVLLQPLDLQVGAGTFHPATFLRALGPDPWAAAYVQPCRRPTDGRYGENPNRLQQYYQYQVVLKPNPDDVLERYFGSLRALGIDPLVHDLRLVEDNWESPTLGAWGLGWEVWLNGMEVTQFTYFQQAGGLECKPVTAEITYGLERLAMYLQNVDSVFDLVWTTAPHGVVTYGDVFHRNEVEQSAYNFEHAETKELFHRFDACEAEANKLVALNLPLPAYEQVMKASHAFNLLDARRAISVTERQRYILRVRALAHAVAKEWVAPREKIGTSLPPGEGQG; from the coding sequence TTGGCAGGACCGACTTTCCAGGACGTGATCCGGACCCTGAACAACTACTGGGCCGACCAGGGTTGCGTGTTGCTGCAGCCGCTGGACCTGCAGGTCGGCGCGGGCACATTCCATCCCGCGACGTTCCTGCGCGCGCTCGGCCCCGATCCGTGGGCCGCGGCCTACGTGCAGCCCTGCCGGCGTCCCACCGACGGCCGCTACGGCGAAAATCCCAACCGTCTGCAGCAGTATTACCAGTACCAGGTGGTGCTGAAGCCGAATCCCGACGACGTGCTGGAACGCTATTTCGGTTCGTTGCGCGCACTCGGCATCGATCCGCTGGTGCACGACCTGCGGCTGGTCGAGGACAACTGGGAATCGCCGACGCTGGGCGCATGGGGATTAGGCTGGGAAGTGTGGTTGAACGGGATGGAAGTCACCCAGTTCACCTATTTCCAGCAGGCTGGCGGGCTCGAATGCAAACCAGTCACCGCCGAGATCACCTACGGTCTCGAACGCCTGGCGATGTACCTGCAGAACGTGGACAGTGTGTTCGATCTGGTGTGGACCACCGCGCCGCACGGCGTGGTCACCTACGGCGACGTATTCCACCGCAACGAGGTGGAACAGAGTGCCTACAACTTCGAGCACGCGGAGACGAAAGAACTGTTCCACCGCTTCGACGCCTGCGAGGCCGAGGCCAACAAACTGGTCGCGCTGAACCTGCCGCTGCCCGCCTACGAGCAGGTGATGAAGGCCAGCCACGCGTTCAACCTGCTGGACGCGCGCCGCGCAATCTCGGTGACCGAACGCCAGCGCTACATCCTGCGCGTGCGTGCGCTCGCGCATGCGGTGGCGAAGGAATGGGTCGCGCCGCGCGAAAAAATTGGAACCTCTCTCCCTCCGGGAGAGGGGCAGGGGTGA
- a CDS encoding Orotate phosphoribosyltransferase: protein MLQPHQRSFLDTALARGVLRFGEFTLKSGRQSPYFFNMGRIDTGAALAEVGTAYAATAASGDVDFDMLFGPAYKGIPLAATTAIALAHGHGRDLPWAYNRKEAKDHGEGGVIVGAPLAGRVLIVDDVITAGTAVRESLALIRGAGAEVAGVLVALDRQERGQGELSAVQELAREHGVTVIAIVTLADLMEYAGARPDLAAQRERLAAYRDRYGAAVQD from the coding sequence ATGCTCCAACCCCACCAACGCTCCTTCCTCGACACCGCACTCGCCCGCGGCGTGCTGCGCTTCGGCGAGTTCACTCTGAAGTCCGGGCGGCAGAGTCCGTACTTCTTCAACATGGGCAGGATCGACACGGGCGCCGCGCTGGCCGAAGTCGGCACCGCCTACGCCGCCACGGCCGCGAGCGGCGACGTCGACTTCGACATGCTGTTCGGGCCGGCTTACAAGGGCATTCCCTTGGCCGCCACGACCGCGATCGCGCTGGCGCACGGGCACGGCCGTGACCTGCCGTGGGCGTACAACCGCAAGGAAGCCAAGGACCACGGCGAGGGCGGCGTGATCGTGGGCGCCCCGCTGGCGGGCCGGGTGCTGATCGTGGACGACGTGATCACGGCCGGCACCGCGGTGCGCGAATCGCTGGCACTGATCCGGGGCGCGGGCGCCGAAGTGGCCGGCGTGCTGGTCGCCCTCGACCGGCAGGAACGCGGGCAGGGCGAGCTTTCGGCAGTGCAGGAACTGGCCCGCGAGCACGGCGTGACGGTGATCGCCATCGTCACCCTGGCCGACCTGATGGAATACGCCGGTGCGCGCCCGGACCTCGCCGCCCAGCGCGAGCGGCTGGCCGCCTATCGCGACCGCTACGGCGCAGCCGTTCAAGACTGA
- a CDS encoding AmpG permease, producing MPLWRAFTQPAAWTMFFFGFSSGLPFLLVGGTLAFWLHSRGIELKDITMIASASLAYEFKFVWAPLLDHWRLPGFSRLGLRRGWLLMAQCGLTGGMLVMAALTPGSLVAFIAVTVCVAVFGATQDAAVDAYRIEIAPPEAQGPLVTTYSLGYRVGYILSGGIALIMADHMSWSIVYVAMAACMAIPIVANFLAREPQVHRLRETRWSDAMRQSIIEPFVDFFRRYGWWLALVALLFILLFKIPEQATIGGIMSPFYRDMGFSKTAIGTITKGYGVVMGIAGVFAGGIAVERFGVKRSLLVSMVLCGGSNLLYLWLIANQGNLAVLTGVISAQNFTLGVLGPPTVAFLSSLVSVKHTATQYALLSSLVNLPGKLLGFFAGGIVMATSFSFYFVLTVVALVPAVLLFLWVEPRLRAHQDTVQAKGA from the coding sequence ATGCCGTTGTGGAGAGCGTTCACGCAGCCCGCGGCGTGGACGATGTTCTTCTTCGGATTTTCTTCCGGGCTGCCGTTCCTGCTGGTTGGCGGCACGCTGGCCTTCTGGTTGCACTCGCGAGGCATCGAGTTGAAGGACATCACGATGATCGCCAGCGCGAGCTTGGCTTACGAATTCAAGTTCGTGTGGGCGCCGTTGCTCGATCACTGGCGGTTGCCGGGGTTTTCTAGGCTGGGGCTCCGGCGTGGCTGGCTGCTGATGGCGCAGTGCGGGTTGACGGGCGGCATGCTGGTGATGGCCGCCCTGACTCCGGGCAGTCTGGTCGCATTCATCGCAGTGACCGTATGCGTCGCGGTTTTCGGCGCCACCCAGGATGCCGCCGTCGACGCCTACCGCATCGAGATCGCGCCGCCCGAGGCCCAGGGCCCGCTGGTCACCACCTATTCGCTGGGTTATCGCGTCGGCTACATCCTGTCTGGTGGCATTGCGCTGATCATGGCCGATCACATGTCCTGGAGCATCGTGTACGTCGCGATGGCCGCATGCATGGCAATCCCGATCGTGGCCAATTTCCTTGCCAGGGAGCCGCAGGTCCACCGCTTGCGGGAGACCCGCTGGAGCGATGCGATGCGCCAGAGCATCATCGAACCCTTCGTGGATTTCTTCCGCCGGTATGGCTGGTGGTTGGCGTTGGTGGCGCTGCTGTTCATCCTGCTGTTCAAGATCCCGGAACAGGCGACGATCGGCGGCATCATGAGTCCGTTCTACCGCGACATGGGCTTTTCCAAGACCGCGATCGGCACGATCACCAAGGGCTATGGCGTGGTGATGGGGATTGCCGGGGTGTTCGCGGGCGGCATCGCCGTGGAGCGCTTCGGCGTCAAACGCAGCCTGTTGGTGTCGATGGTGTTGTGCGGCGGCAGCAACCTGTTGTACCTGTGGCTGATCGCCAATCAAGGCAATCTCGCGGTGCTGACGGGCGTCATCTCTGCGCAGAATTTCACGCTGGGCGTGTTGGGGCCGCCCACGGTCGCGTTCCTGTCTTCGCTGGTAAGCGTCAAACACACCGCAACGCAGTACGCGTTGTTGTCTTCGCTGGTCAACCTGCCCGGAAAATTGCTGGGCTTCTTTGCGGGCGGCATCGTGATGGCAACCAGCTTTTCGTTTTATTTCGTGTTGACGGTGGTGGCGCTGGTGCCGGCGGTACTGCTGTTCTTGTGGGTGGAGCCGCGCTTGCGCGCGCACCAGGATACGGTTCAGGCGAAGGGTGCGTAA
- a CDS encoding anhydro-N-acetylmuramic acid kinase: protein MAGAASPLYLGLISGTSADGIDAALVRFAPKLEVIAAHTYAYPDDLRARIVVLARNRAAITLEEYGRLDVEIGERFAEAALALLRDAGVEAGAVAAIGSHGQTACHRPHGAFPFSLQIGDPAVIAERTGIVTVGDFRRADLAAGGQGAPLLPALHAAVLADTASPRAILNLGGIANVTLLIPGRPVLGFDTGPANCLLDAWSLRVRGVARDEGGAWACGGRVDHGLLARLLDDPYFAAPPPKSTGREHFNLDWLDARLSTGLDVADVQATLLQLSARSIADALHAHAPQVHEVYACGGGVHNGALMDALRAALPGVSIGTTAVLGLDPDFVEAVGFAWLARARLDNLPGNLPSVTGARGPRVLGAVYAPFA from the coding sequence GTGGCCGGTGCCGCGTCGCCGCTCTATCTTGGCCTGATTTCCGGAACCAGCGCCGACGGCATCGACGCGGCGCTGGTGCGTTTCGCGCCGAAACTGGAAGTGATCGCGGCGCACACCTACGCCTACCCCGACGACTTGCGCGCGCGCATCGTCGTGCTCGCGCGCAACCGGGCCGCGATCACGCTGGAGGAATACGGGCGGCTCGATGTCGAGATCGGCGAACGTTTCGCCGAAGCAGCGCTCGCGCTGTTGCGCGACGCCGGCGTCGAAGCAGGCGCGGTGGCTGCGATCGGCTCGCACGGCCAGACCGCGTGCCATCGTCCGCACGGTGCGTTTCCCTTCAGCCTGCAGATCGGCGATCCCGCCGTGATCGCCGAGCGCACCGGCATCGTCACGGTCGGGGATTTCCGCCGCGCCGACCTCGCCGCGGGCGGCCAAGGCGCGCCGCTGCTGCCGGCGTTGCATGCGGCGGTGCTGGCCGACACCGCATCGCCGCGCGCGATCCTCAACCTCGGCGGCATCGCCAACGTGACGCTGCTGATCCCGGGCCGGCCGGTGCTCGGCTTCGACACCGGACCCGCGAACTGCCTGCTGGATGCGTGGTCGCTGCGGGTGCGCGGCGTCGCACGCGACGAAGGTGGCGCCTGGGCGTGCGGCGGCCGTGTCGATCACGGACTGTTGGCCCGCCTGCTCGACGATCCGTATTTCGCCGCGCCGCCGCCGAAAAGCACCGGGCGCGAACATTTCAATCTCGACTGGCTGGATGCGCGCTTGTCCACGGGACTCGACGTGGCGGACGTGCAGGCGACCTTGCTGCAACTGTCCGCGCGCAGCATCGCCGACGCGCTGCATGCGCACGCGCCGCAAGTCCACGAGGTGTATGCCTGCGGCGGCGGCGTGCACAACGGCGCGTTGATGGACGCACTGCGCGCCGCGTTGCCCGGCGTGAGCATCGGCACCACCGCCGTGCTCGGCCTCGACCCCGATTTCGTCGAGGCCGTCGGTTTCGCGTGGCTCGCGCGCGCGCGCCTCGACAACCTTCCGGGCAACCTGCCGTCGGTCACCGGCGCGCGTGGACCACGCGTGCTGGGCGCGGTTTACGCACCCTTCGCCTGA
- a CDS encoding Glutamine amidotransferase, class I, whose amino-acid sequence MRPLLLIQTGEAPEAIRAAFGGFADWFRTAMRLTPAQMQVVRVDAGAQLPAPHAVAGAVITGSAAMVTDRADWSERTAAWIRTALDAETPMFGVCYGHQLMAHALGGTVGWLPAGREIGTQAITRTHSDDDAWLDALPAAFPAQTTHRQSVLQAPSGAAALARSELDPNQLLRYAPHAWSTQFHPEFNPDFMRAYIEARADALREEGLDPEALRDAVRDTESARMLLERFAHAALARRRTAA is encoded by the coding sequence ATGCGTCCACTATTGTTGATCCAGACCGGCGAAGCGCCGGAGGCCATCCGCGCCGCGTTCGGCGGTTTCGCGGACTGGTTCCGCACCGCGATGCGCCTCACGCCTGCGCAGATGCAGGTGGTGCGCGTGGACGCAGGCGCGCAGTTGCCCGCCCCGCACGCCGTGGCCGGCGCGGTGATCACGGGCTCCGCGGCAATGGTCACCGATCGCGCCGACTGGAGCGAGCGCACCGCGGCATGGATCCGCACCGCGCTGGATGCGGAAACACCGATGTTCGGCGTGTGCTACGGCCACCAGTTGATGGCGCACGCGTTGGGCGGCACGGTCGGCTGGCTTCCCGCGGGCCGCGAGATCGGCACGCAGGCCATCACGCGTACGCACAGCGACGACGACGCGTGGCTGGACGCGCTGCCCGCCGCGTTCCCGGCCCAGACCACGCATCGGCAATCGGTGCTGCAGGCGCCGTCCGGCGCGGCGGCACTCGCCCGTTCCGAACTCGATCCGAACCAGTTGCTGCGCTACGCGCCGCACGCGTGGTCGACGCAGTTCCATCCGGAATTCAATCCCGACTTCATGCGTGCGTACATCGAAGCGCGCGCCGATGCCTTGCGCGAGGAAGGACTCGATCCCGAGGCGCTGCGCGACGCCGTGCGCGACACCGAATCGGCGCGGATGCTGCTGGAACGCTTCGCGCACGCGGCGTTGGCGCGTCGCCGCACGGCCGCTTGA
- a CDS encoding Tyrosyl-tRNA synthetase, producing MSSNPQALALIHRGAVDVIKDDELEARLALGRPLRIKAGFDPTAPDLHLGHTVLLNKMRQFQDLGHTAIFLIGDFTGMIGDPTGKNVTRKPLTREEVLANAETYARQVFKVLDRERTEVRFNSEWFGKMDAADMIKLAAQHTVARMLERDDFAKRYAAQQPIAIHEFLYPLVQGYDSVALKCDVELGGTDQRFNLLMGRGLQEHFGQPAQIVLTMPLLEGIDGVQKMSKSLGNYIGIDEPAIDMVTKTMKIGDELMWRWFELLSFDVSLDELAVMQRDVASGALNPRDAKLRLARELAARFHGAAAAELAIAGWHAVVRGEGDTSSLPLNEVSVPAEGLRLPALLTAAGLTSSNSEANRKLKERAVRIDAVVADDPQRVFAAGFEGVLQVGKRNFARVRLVSA from the coding sequence ATGTCTTCGAATCCCCAAGCTCTTGCCCTGATCCATCGCGGCGCGGTCGACGTCATCAAGGACGACGAACTGGAAGCGCGACTCGCGCTTGGCCGTCCGCTGCGCATCAAGGCGGGCTTCGATCCGACCGCGCCGGACCTGCACCTCGGCCACACTGTGCTGCTCAACAAGATGCGCCAGTTCCAGGATCTCGGGCACACCGCGATTTTCCTGATCGGCGATTTCACCGGGATGATCGGCGATCCGACCGGCAAGAACGTGACGCGCAAGCCGCTGACGCGCGAGGAGGTGCTGGCGAACGCCGAAACCTATGCCAGGCAGGTGTTCAAGGTGCTCGATCGCGAACGCACCGAAGTGCGCTTCAATTCCGAATGGTTCGGCAAGATGGATGCGGCGGACATGATCAAGCTCGCCGCGCAGCACACCGTCGCGCGGATGCTGGAGCGCGACGATTTCGCCAAGCGTTACGCGGCGCAGCAGCCGATCGCGATCCACGAATTCCTGTATCCGCTGGTGCAGGGCTACGACTCGGTGGCACTGAAGTGCGACGTCGAACTCGGCGGCACCGACCAGCGCTTCAACCTGCTGATGGGCCGAGGCCTGCAGGAACACTTCGGCCAGCCGGCGCAGATCGTGCTGACGATGCCGCTGCTGGAAGGCATCGACGGAGTGCAGAAGATGTCGAAGTCGCTGGGCAACTACATCGGCATCGACGAACCCGCGATCGACATGGTCACCAAGACCATGAAGATCGGCGACGAGTTGATGTGGCGCTGGTTTGAGTTGCTGAGCTTCGACGTATCACTGGATGAGCTGGCCGTGATGCAACGCGACGTCGCCAGCGGTGCGCTGAACCCGCGCGACGCCAAGCTGCGCCTCGCGCGTGAACTCGCCGCGCGTTTCCACGGCGCCGCCGCGGCCGAACTGGCGATCGCCGGCTGGCACGCGGTGGTGCGCGGCGAAGGCGATACCTCGTCATTGCCGTTGAACGAGGTCAGTGTGCCCGCCGAAGGCCTGCGCCTGCCCGCGTTGCTGACCGCGGCGGGCCTCACCTCCAGCAACTCGGAAGCCAACCGCAAGTTGAAGGAACGCGCGGTGCGCATCGACGCGGTGGTGGCGGACGATCCGCAGCGCGTGTTCGCCGCCGGTTTCGAAGGCGTGCTGCAGGTCGGCAAGCGCAACTTCGCGCGGGTAAGACTGGTCAGCGCATGA
- a CDS encoding Exodeoxyribonuclease III: MRIISFNANGIRSAASKGFFDWLRKQNADVVCLQETKAQEDQLTDPMFRPDGHHCFYRDAVTKKGYSGVAIYARREPDEVLTKIGWKPFDDEGRYLEARFGKLSVVSLYVPSGTSGEERQAFKFEAMKKLLRIFDGWLASGREYVLCGDWNIVRSERDIRNWKSNQKNSGCLPEERAWLNALIADPHGDGTPAPQHGWLDSFRVVKPDAVEYTWWSNRGNARANNVGWRIDYQITTPGIGKRARACQITPTPRFSDHAPFAVDYAD, from the coding sequence ATGCGAATCATCTCCTTCAACGCCAACGGCATCCGTTCCGCTGCCAGCAAGGGTTTCTTCGATTGGCTGCGCAAGCAGAACGCCGACGTGGTGTGCCTGCAGGAAACCAAGGCGCAGGAAGACCAGTTGACCGATCCGATGTTCCGGCCGGATGGGCACCATTGCTTCTATCGCGATGCGGTCACGAAAAAGGGCTACAGCGGCGTCGCGATCTATGCCCGGCGCGAGCCCGACGAAGTGCTGACGAAGATCGGCTGGAAACCTTTCGATGACGAGGGACGTTACCTCGAAGCGCGCTTCGGCAAGCTTTCGGTGGTGTCGCTGTACGTACCGTCGGGTACGTCCGGCGAGGAGCGTCAGGCCTTCAAGTTCGAGGCGATGAAGAAACTGCTCCGGATTTTCGACGGCTGGCTCGCCAGCGGCCGCGAGTACGTGCTGTGCGGCGACTGGAACATCGTGCGCAGCGAGCGCGACATCCGCAACTGGAAATCCAACCAGAAGAATTCCGGCTGCCTGCCGGAGGAACGCGCGTGGTTGAACGCGCTGATCGCCGATCCGCACGGCGACGGCACGCCCGCACCGCAACACGGCTGGCTGGACAGCTTTCGCGTGGTGAAGCCCGACGCCGTGGAATACACGTGGTGGTCCAACCGCGGCAACGCCCGTGCCAACAACGTCGGTTGGCGGATCGATTACCAGATCACCACCCCGGGCATCGGCAAGCGCGCGCGCGCCTGCCAAATCACGCCAACACCGCGGTTCTCCGACCACGCGCCCTTCGCAGTCGACTATGCCGACTGA
- a CDS encoding Type II secretory pathway, ATPase PulE/Tfp pilus assembly pathway, ATPase PilB, whose protein sequence is MAAIPNSTTILGRHGRLELGEVLAALVADGLLAAEDAKHIRAASRAGKGTAELHPLVLIASAKPENRADPGKPLTVETLTVWLAEKSGLPYLKIDPMKIDVAAVTQAVSQAYAQRHRILPVAVERGAVTFASAEPFDTHWSADLSQMLRREVKRVVANPLDVHRYLMEFYGVQRSIAKAREAKQDSMDGSAILNFEQLLELGKSGEIGADDRHVVHIVDWLLQYAFEQRASDIHLEPRREAAAIRFRIDGIMHKVFELPPAVMTAVTARIKILARLDVAEKRRPQDGRIKTRSTGGREVELRISSMPTAFGEKIVMRIFDPDIVVKEFKQLGFSDEEEKTWRAMVERPHGIVLVTGPTGSGKTTTLYSTLKHLARPELNVCTVEDPIEMVSPEFNQSQVQPAIDFDFAAGVRTLLRQDPDIIMVGEIRDLETAQMAVQASLTGHLVLSTLHTNDAPSAITRLLDLGVPHYLIQSTLAGVVAQRLVRTLCPHCKVKAKQDPHTWSVLTRGWVIPTPAEVYEPVGCLECRKTGFLGRTGVYEMMTVSPRLREMITPQLDLAAFTGFALEDGMQPLRISASTQVRRGVTTVEEVLSVLPAGE, encoded by the coding sequence ATGGCGGCGATTCCGAATTCGACGACGATCCTGGGCCGACACGGACGCCTGGAACTGGGCGAGGTGCTGGCCGCGCTGGTCGCCGATGGCCTGCTCGCCGCCGAGGACGCCAAGCACATCCGCGCTGCCAGCCGCGCGGGCAAGGGCACGGCGGAGCTGCATCCGCTGGTGTTGATCGCGAGCGCCAAACCCGAGAATCGCGCCGATCCCGGCAAGCCGCTGACGGTGGAAACACTGACGGTGTGGCTCGCCGAGAAATCCGGTTTGCCATACCTCAAGATCGATCCGATGAAGATCGACGTGGCCGCGGTGACGCAGGCCGTGAGCCAGGCCTATGCGCAACGCCACCGCATCCTGCCGGTCGCGGTGGAACGCGGCGCGGTCACCTTCGCGAGCGCCGAACCCTTCGATACCCACTGGTCGGCCGACCTCTCGCAAATGCTGCGGCGCGAAGTGAAGCGCGTGGTCGCGAACCCGCTGGACGTCCATCGTTACCTGATGGAGTTCTACGGCGTGCAGCGCTCGATCGCCAAGGCACGCGAGGCCAAGCAGGATTCGATGGATGGTTCCGCGATCCTCAACTTCGAACAGTTGCTCGAACTCGGCAAGTCTGGCGAGATCGGCGCCGACGATCGCCACGTCGTCCACATCGTCGATTGGCTGCTGCAATATGCATTCGAGCAGCGCGCGTCGGACATCCACCTGGAACCGCGCCGCGAAGCCGCGGCGATCCGCTTCCGCATCGACGGCATCATGCACAAGGTGTTCGAGCTGCCGCCTGCGGTGATGACCGCGGTCACCGCGCGCATCAAGATCCTCGCGCGGCTCGACGTCGCCGAGAAACGCCGCCCGCAGGACGGCCGCATCAAGACCCGTTCGACCGGCGGACGCGAAGTGGAGCTGCGCATCTCCTCGATGCCGACCGCGTTCGGCGAGAAGATCGTGATGCGCATCTTCGACCCGGACATCGTGGTCAAGGAATTCAAGCAGCTCGGCTTTTCGGACGAAGAAGAAAAAACCTGGCGCGCGATGGTCGAGCGCCCGCACGGCATCGTGCTGGTGACGGGCCCGACCGGTTCGGGCAAGACCACCACGTTGTATTCGACGTTGAAGCACCTGGCACGGCCGGAACTCAACGTGTGCACGGTCGAAGACCCGATCGAGATGGTCTCGCCGGAGTTCAACCAGTCGCAGGTGCAGCCCGCGATCGACTTCGATTTCGCCGCCGGCGTGCGCACGCTGCTCAGGCAGGACCCCGACATCATCATGGTCGGCGAAATCCGCGACCTCGAAACCGCGCAGATGGCGGTGCAGGCCTCGCTCACGGGACATCTGGTGCTGTCGACGCTGCACACCAACGATGCGCCGAGCGCGATCACGCGTCTGCTGGACCTTGGCGTGCCGCATTACCTGATCCAGTCCACACTCGCTGGCGTGGTCGCGCAGCGCCTCGTGCGCACGCTGTGCCCGCACTGCAAGGTCAAGGCGAAGCAGGACCCGCACACCTGGTCGGTGCTGACGCGCGGCTGGGTGATCCCGACGCCCGCCGAAGTGTACGAACCGGTCGGTTGCCTCGAATGCCGCAAGACCGGCTTCCTCGGCCGCACCGGCGTGTACGAGATGATGACGGTCTCGCCGCGCCTGCGCGAGATGATCACGCCACAACTCGACCTTGCGGCTTTCACCGGTTTCGCACTGGAAGACGGCATGCAGCCGCTGCGGATTTCCGCGTCCACGCAAGTGCGGCGCGGCGTCACCACCGTCGAGGAAGTGCTGTCGGTGCTGCCGGCCGGCGAGTAG
- a CDS encoding Peptidase, M23/M37 family, protein MDRHLRRVTPHVVRRQAIRRKTRRCHSRFYARCAHWSFHAEAPASAFRWARERWVLGGGALLLALLTLLGIPTWASVMRHRAAQPVTRETLALKLPPAPKEAPSATATVWKTVEVQPGETMSEIFQAQGLSGSDLAKVMASGKDTGTLKALHPGDEVAFLIGANGQMQGFRYNPDSTTRITLTAQADGSLKAQSVTLPVERRMHFAHGVVQGSLFAAGEKAGLSETMVLKLADVFKYDIDFIKDLKKGDRFTVVYDDIYRNGQYSGAGNIIAAEFVNNGHRYTAYRFKQGDGEIAYYSEDGRPLRKGLLRTPVSFTRLSSSFGMRKDPVLGFTRLHAGIDYAAPIGTPVHAAGDGVIVRRGWVHGYGNFIAIKNTATYTTAYGHMSRFAPGLRVGSHVTQGEVIGYVGQTGFATGPHLHYEVRVNGKPENPLTVTMPQPQPLSGKLMVAFKTQTAPMVARIQMIDNATQRLARVDTTGHASAMLTD, encoded by the coding sequence ATGGATCGCCACCTCCGTCGTGTCACCCCTCATGTTGTGCGTCGTCAGGCGATCCGCCGCAAGACCCGCCGTTGTCATTCCCGTTTCTATGCGCGTTGTGCGCATTGGTCGTTCCATGCCGAAGCGCCGGCAAGCGCGTTCCGCTGGGCGCGCGAACGCTGGGTGCTGGGCGGCGGCGCGCTCCTGCTGGCGCTGCTGACGCTGCTCGGCATTCCCACGTGGGCCAGCGTGATGCGTCATCGCGCAGCGCAGCCGGTGACGCGCGAAACGCTGGCGCTGAAACTGCCGCCCGCACCGAAGGAAGCGCCGTCAGCGACGGCCACCGTGTGGAAGACCGTGGAAGTCCAGCCGGGCGAGACGATGTCGGAAATCTTCCAGGCCCAGGGGCTTTCCGGTTCCGACCTCGCCAAGGTGATGGCGAGCGGCAAGGATACCGGCACGCTGAAAGCGCTGCACCCCGGCGACGAGGTCGCGTTCCTGATCGGCGCCAACGGCCAGATGCAGGGTTTCCGCTACAACCCCGACTCCACCACCCGGATCACCCTGACCGCACAGGCCGACGGCAGCCTCAAGGCGCAGTCGGTCACGCTGCCGGTCGAACGCCGGATGCATTTCGCGCATGGAGTGGTGCAGGGCTCGTTGTTCGCGGCCGGCGAGAAGGCCGGCCTGTCCGAGACGATGGTGCTGAAGCTCGCCGACGTGTTCAAGTACGACATCGACTTCATCAAGGACCTGAAGAAGGGCGACCGCTTCACCGTGGTGTACGACGACATCTACCGCAACGGCCAATACTCGGGCGCGGGCAACATCATCGCCGCCGAATTCGTCAACAACGGCCACCGCTACACCGCGTACCGCTTCAAGCAGGGCGACGGCGAAATCGCGTACTACAGCGAGGACGGCCGCCCGCTGCGCAAGGGCCTGTTGCGCACGCCGGTTTCGTTCACCCGCCTGTCTTCCAGTTTCGGCATGCGCAAGGACCCGGTGCTGGGCTTCACCCGCCTGCACGCGGGCATCGATTACGCCGCGCCGATCGGCACGCCGGTACACGCCGCGGGCGACGGTGTGATTGTTCGCCGCGGCTGGGTGCACGGCTACGGCAACTTCATCGCGATCAAGAACACCGCCACCTACACCACCGCGTACGGCCACATGTCGCGCTTCGCGCCGGGCCTGCGCGTCGGCTCGCACGTGACCCAGGGCGAAGTGATAGGTTATGTCGGCCAGACCGGTTTCGCCACCGGCCCGCACCTGCACTACGAAGTGCGCGTGAACGGCAAGCCCGAGAATCCGCTGACGGTGACGATGCCGCAACCGCAGCCGCTGTCCGGCAAGCTGATGGTGGCGTTCAAGACGCAGACCGCGCCGATGGTGGCGCGCATCCAGATGATCGACAACGCCACCCAACGCCTCGCGCGGGTGGACACCACCGGTCACGCCAGCGCGATGCTGACCGACTGA